The Muricauda sp. SCSIO 65647 genome includes a region encoding these proteins:
- a CDS encoding FecR family protein — protein MQEKEFRRLMEKSINGSLTKEEEELLQKFQEELGKTSEPPIYNEQGKAQMRESMWKVIENRTGPKPKKKINWRAVSVAAIFIGAVGLMSLFYLTTDQKTNEIPQNAITLELEDGTIKIIEEGETADILNSKGGKLGRQDKNVLIYDKSSIKTELVYNTLTVPYGKRFEILLSDGTKVHLNSGSSIKYPTQFLEGMERQTFITGEAFLEVAKDSLHPFVVNANELNIKVLGTQFNVHAYPEDTVSEVVLVEGSVGLYAANANDVGTEGITLVPGDMGSFSKEDHEISTSKVITDIYTSWMEGELVFRDMPFGNMVKKLERHYDVTIINENKKISDERFSASFNKVSIERVFKNLSIYHGIEYEINDRTITIK, from the coding sequence ATGCAGGAAAAAGAATTCAGAAGATTAATGGAGAAATCCATCAATGGTTCCCTTACCAAGGAAGAAGAGGAATTACTTCAAAAATTTCAGGAAGAGCTGGGTAAGACGAGTGAACCTCCCATATATAATGAACAGGGAAAGGCCCAGATGCGCGAGTCTATGTGGAAGGTCATAGAGAATCGTACTGGACCCAAACCGAAGAAGAAAATAAATTGGAGGGCAGTTTCAGTTGCCGCCATATTTATAGGGGCAGTGGGGTTGATGAGTTTGTTTTATTTGACAACTGATCAAAAAACGAATGAAATACCCCAGAATGCCATAACACTTGAGCTTGAAGACGGGACCATCAAGATTATTGAAGAGGGCGAGACCGCCGACATATTGAATTCTAAGGGGGGCAAATTAGGAAGACAAGACAAGAACGTATTGATTTATGATAAGTCAAGTATTAAAACGGAATTGGTTTATAATACTTTGACCGTACCCTATGGCAAAAGATTTGAGATTTTGCTATCAGACGGTACCAAGGTTCATTTGAATTCAGGATCATCCATTAAATACCCAACTCAGTTTCTGGAAGGAATGGAACGGCAGACCTTCATAACAGGAGAGGCATTTTTAGAGGTGGCCAAAGATTCACTACATCCATTTGTGGTCAATGCAAATGAACTGAACATAAAAGTATTGGGTACACAATTCAATGTGCACGCCTATCCGGAAGACACCGTCTCTGAAGTCGTCCTTGTTGAGGGTTCTGTAGGCCTTTATGCAGCGAATGCAAATGATGTGGGTACTGAAGGTATCACTTTGGTGCCTGGTGATATGGGGAGCTTTTCCAAGGAAGATCATGAGATTTCCACCTCTAAGGTAATTACCGATATCTATACCTCATGGATGGAAGGGGAATTGGTCTTTAGAGACATGCCGTTTGGTAACATGGTCAAAAAACTTGAACGGCACTATGATGTAACCATCATCAATGAGAATAAAAAAATATCCGATGAGAGGTTTAGTGCAAGCTTTAACAAAGTAAGCATTGAAAGGGTCTTTAAAAATTTAAGTATCTATCATGGAATAGAGTATGAAATTAACGATAGAACAATAACTATTAAATAA
- a CDS encoding CPBP family intramembrane glutamic endopeptidase, whose amino-acid sequence MEGKLSSKGWKHLILFVLPYLLFVGSFQYLGIFLLGVENNMLKAPSLLQSIVLAFLGAIGTFLVLFIFMKYVDRRPFIDVGFRNQNIYSSIFVGLLLGFFALASGLLISIEFEQLQITQIDFSSSKILQSIVLFLIIAITEETLFRGYVLRNLTWSFGPYIGLIVSAILFALMHGFNPNINLIGLLNLFLAGLLLGLSYLFNKNLWLPISLHFSWNFFQSLFGYNVSGQNSYSLIEFKVIEANLVNGGDFGFEGSIFATVIQILLIALIYFYYRKVYGKTS is encoded by the coding sequence ATGGAAGGGAAACTAAGCAGTAAAGGCTGGAAACACCTCATTTTATTCGTACTTCCCTATCTTCTTTTTGTGGGTAGCTTCCAATACTTGGGAATTTTCCTATTGGGGGTTGAAAACAATATGCTGAAAGCCCCTTCTTTATTACAGTCTATTGTGTTGGCCTTTTTGGGCGCTATCGGAACTTTTTTGGTGCTATTCATTTTCATGAAATATGTGGACAGAAGGCCATTTATCGATGTGGGGTTTCGAAATCAGAACATATATTCTTCAATTTTTGTTGGCCTTTTATTAGGGTTTTTTGCCCTCGCTTCTGGTCTCTTGATAAGTATAGAATTTGAACAGTTACAAATAACTCAAATAGACTTTTCAAGTTCGAAAATTCTCCAATCCATAGTTTTGTTTTTGATTATCGCAATTACTGAAGAGACTTTGTTTAGAGGTTATGTTCTTCGCAACTTGACATGGTCATTTGGCCCATATATTGGACTAATTGTTTCGGCAATCTTGTTTGCTTTGATGCATGGTTTTAATCCGAATATTAATCTAATAGGGTTATTAAATCTTTTTTTAGCCGGACTGCTGCTTGGACTATCATATCTTTTCAATAAAAATCTGTGGTTGCCGATATCACTTCATTTTAGCTGGAATTTTTTTCAATCTCTGTTTGGATATAATGTGAGCGGGCAAAATTCTTATTCGCTTATTGAATTTAAGGTAATTGAAGCGAACCTTGTAAATGGAGGGGATTTTGGTTTCGAGGGTTCAATTTTTGCCACTGTGATTCAAATACTTCTTATTGCCCTGATTTATTTTTATTATCGAAAAGTATATGGGAAAACATCTTAA
- a CDS encoding RNA polymerase sigma-70 factor: MPKDNSQTNKLLIAEVRNGNKRAFRRLFELYWEPMLSKAHAIVRDKNVSKDIVQEVWINLWHLGSDIQISNLEAYLFRAVRNGCFKYYRDKKFDETQIEIIENLRPPSQPEILQQFDLDETQNRIKRSLENLPPKCRQIFELSRIEQYSNDEIADYLGISKRSVQNNISLALKSLRHTLSIFLFFLV, encoded by the coding sequence ATGCCCAAAGACAATAGCCAAACAAACAAGCTTCTTATAGCGGAGGTAAGAAATGGTAACAAGAGAGCTTTTCGAAGATTATTCGAGCTCTATTGGGAACCGATGCTCTCCAAAGCCCATGCTATTGTAAGGGATAAAAATGTTTCCAAAGACATTGTACAAGAAGTATGGATCAATCTGTGGCATCTTGGTTCAGATATTCAAATTTCGAATTTAGAGGCATACCTGTTCAGAGCGGTACGAAATGGCTGTTTTAAATATTATCGGGATAAAAAATTTGATGAAACCCAAATAGAAATCATTGAAAATCTGCGGCCACCTTCCCAGCCAGAAATTTTGCAACAATTTGATTTGGATGAGACCCAAAATCGTATCAAAAGGTCATTGGAGAACCTTCCCCCAAAATGTAGACAAATTTTTGAATTAAGCCGAATCGAGCAATATAGCAATGATGAAATAGCTGATTATTTGGGTATATCGAAACGGTCAGTCCAAAATAACATATCCCTAGCTTTAAAATCACTTCGGCATACCCTTTCCATTTTTTTGTTCTTCTTGGTCTAG